The genomic region TTTCTAGGATCGAGGACAGAACCATGAAAACCAACGTTCGCTGGATGGGCCCGGGCACCATGCGCTTCATCGCCGACACCGGCAGCGGCCATCTCATCGGCATGGACGGTGCACCGGAAGGCGGCGGAGACAATCTCGCAGCCCGTCCGATGGAACTGATGCTGGCAGGCGCCGGCGGTTGCACGGCCTACGACGTCGTCCTCATCCTGAAGAAAGGACGCCATGACGTCCGCGGCTGCCAGGTTCAGCTGGAAGCCGACCGTGCCGACACCGATCCCAAGGTGTTCACACGCATCAAGCTGCACTTCATCGTGCGCGGCCGCAAGCTCAACCCCGCCCATGTCGAGCGCGCCATCAAGCTCTCCCACGACAAGTATTGCTCCGCCACCGC from Lautropia mirabilis harbors:
- a CDS encoding OsmC family protein codes for the protein MKTNVRWMGPGTMRFIADTGSGHLIGMDGAPEGGGDNLAARPMELMLAGAGGCTAYDVVLILKKGRHDVRGCQVQLEADRADTDPKVFTRIKLHFIVRGRKLNPAHVERAIKLSHDKYCSATAMLAKTAAIETSWEIVEDLED